One stretch of Cryptomeria japonica unplaced genomic scaffold, Sugi_1.0 HiC_scaffold_110, whole genome shotgun sequence DNA includes these proteins:
- the LOC131865419 gene encoding receptor-like protein 7: MEATVSYSKVALAIITISCGLLCLIAYPTMACPLTDRNVLLDFKADLADEDKRLSSWHGLNCCTWSGVGCNFGTGHVSLLDLNGYNLEGDIHSSLFELAELEHLDLSDNYFQGNITPHIGMLKKLSFLALSDAGDANEFYVSLESLSNLVSLEYLVLDGLNISVGKESAEAVGSLRNLQELSMSGCGLSGPIPNSLVKLTSLLHLDLSRNSLLAQIPAWFENVTAHLLSLDLSDNYNLGGDISFIGQQISPSLTRIILSRTAVEGEIPSAIGNVSSLESLHLFNTRIEGKIPLSIANLSKLFSLDLSHNNLRGSIPPSLGSLSSLSYLDLSYNQFNGAIPRTISDLVSLKHLWLDSNGLSGSISLSLLDNLTRLEYLFLSNNHLTVSSDSPWIPQFRNLQALRLSSCNLDRIPPFLVTQYGMIELDLSANRIATDIPSWIWDLTSLYYLNLSCNQLTGSLPSSLTSMTLMYLDLHNNSLEGPLPLPPDAHLLDLSGNQFNGSIPADTGAYLSNSWYLSLSRNNLSGAIPDSICTPELQVLDLSSNMLSNMIPPHLIRKCSSLNVLDLAENHLEGKMPAEWGNLKEINTLKLAGNKLRGLLPSSLSKCHTLQVLDLGNNKLQGTIPHWIGKLSQLHVLVLRSNHFHGSVPRQVIDLSNLQILDLSHNRLSGPIPSNLTNLLAMVNESQSNPNHLEKYTLDGAIYTNKIVMSWKGGDGEFVKVLFILKCIDLSNNNLSGNIPLKMGSLKGLIVLNLSRNHLSGPIPKTLGDMDQLESLDLSINRLNGKIPLELQLLTYLEFLNLSYNMLDGKVPHGGQFLTFGESSYLGNPKLSEIPFTNTTVCNNSSGYDNCTSIETIGVENSDAEMKGWAIGLGLSYSLGFSIVIGILCFNNRIRKRVFNLYDDAVLAVDRCITGNK, translated from the coding sequence ATGGAAGCTACGGTTTCATATAGCAAAGTTGCACTTGCAATCATTACAATATCATGCGGCCTCTTATGTTTGATCGCCTATCCTACAATGGCGTGCCCGCTAACCGACAGAAATGTTCTCCTGGATTTTAAGGCAGATCTTGCAGATGAGGATAAAAGGCTTAGTTCCTGGCACGGATTGAATTGCTGCACTTGGAGTGGAGTTGGCTGTAACTTCGGCACAGGCCATGTTTCTCTACTCGATTTGAATGGATACAATTTGGAGGGTGACATCCATTCATCGCTGTTTGAGCTTGCAGAGTTAGAGCACCTCGATCTCAGTGATAACTACTTTCAAGGTAACATCACTCCCCATATTGGAATGTTGAAGAAACTCAGTTTTCTTGCTTTGTCAGATGCTGGTGATGCAAATGAATTTTATGTGAGTTTGGAAAGCTTATCAAATCTAGTGAGCTTGGAATACCTCGTTCTGGATGGACTAAATATCTCTGTAGGCAAGGAGAGCGCCGAAGCTGTTGGCAGTCTACGGAACCTTCAAGAACTCAGCATGTCTGGGTGTGGGCTTAGCGGACCAATTCCCAATTCCCTTGTCAAACTCACTTCTCTCCTTCATCTCGATCTTTCAAGGAATTCTTTGTTAGCCCAAATACCTGCTTGGTTTGAAAATGTGACTGCCCACTTGCTCTCACTTGATCTTTCTGACAATTACAATCTTGGAGGAGACATTTCTTTTATTGGACAACAAATTTCACCATCACTGACTAGAATTATTCTTTCACGGACAGCTGTGGAGGGTGAAATTCCATCTGCTATAGGGAACGTTTCATCCTTGGAGAGTCTTCATCTGTTCAATACTAGAATTGAAGGTAAAATTCCTCTGTCCATCGCCAATCTCTCTAAACTTTTTTCTTTGGATCTGTCCCACAACAACTTAAGAGGATCAATCCCACCTTCGTTGGGATCACTTTCTTCCCTTTCATATCTTGACCTCAGTTACAACCAATTTAATGGAGCAATTCCTCGCACAATTTCAGATCTTGTTAGCTTAAAACACCTTTGGCTGGACTCTAATGGGTTAAGtggttccatatccctttctctctTAGATAATCTAACTAGACTTGAATATCTGTTCCTTTCCAATAATCACCTAACCGTGAGTAGTGATTCACCCTGGATCCCACAGTTTAGAAACCTCCAGGCTCTGCGATTATCTTCCTGCAATTTAGATAGAATTCCACCGTTTCTAGTAACCCAATATGGCATGATAGAGCTGGACCTATCCGCTAACAGAATTGCAACAGATATTCCGTCCTGGATTTGGGACTTAACCAGTCTTTATTATTTGAACCTTAGCTGTAACCAATTAACAGGTTCTCTGCCATCTAGTCTAACATCCATGACTCTTATGTATCTGGATTTGCACAATAACAGCTTAGAaggtcctcttcctcttcctcctgatGCTCATCTTTTGGACCTGTCGGGGAATCAGTTTAATGGTTCTATTCCTGCTGATACGGGTGCATATCTTTCAAATTCGTGGTATTTATCCTTGTCTAGGAATAATCTCAGTGGAGCCATTCCAGATTCTATTTGCACTCCAGAGTTGCAGGTTCTTGACCTGTCAAGTAATATGCTGAGCAATATGATTCCTCCCCATTTGATAAGGAAATGTTCTTCTCTCAATGTTCTAGATTTGGCGGAAAATCATCTAGAAGGTAAAATGCCAGCAGAATGGGGCAACCTGAAAGAGATTAATACATTGAAGCTCGCTGGTAATAAGTTGAGAGGACTTCTTCCGTCTTCGCTTTCAAAATGCCACACTCTGCAAGTATTGGATTTGGGAAATAACAAGTTACAAGGCACCATTCCCCATTGGATTGGGAAGCTATCACAACTGCACGTGTTGGTGTTAAGGTCTAATCATTTCCATGGCAGTGTCCCACGCCAGGTGATCGACCTTTCAAATCTTCAAATTCTGGACCTTTCACACAACCGCCTTTCAGGACCTATTCCGAGCAACCTTACAAACTTGCTTGCAATGGTCAATGAATCACAGAGTAATCCAAACCATTTGGAAAAATATACTTTAGATGGTGCAATATATACAAATAAAATTGTAATGTCGTGGAAAGGTGGGGATGGTGAGTTTGTGAAAGTTCTTTTCATTCTTAAATGTATTGATCTTTCAAATAACAATTTATCGGGGAACATTCCTCTCAAAATGGGATCCCTTAAGGGCTTGATAGTCCTTAACCTTTCAAGGAATCATCTCAGTGGCCCAATCCCAAAAACATTGGGAGACATGGATCAGCTAGAGTCTCTGGACCTCTCGATAAACAGGTTGAATGGCAAAATTCCCTTGGAACTTCAGTTGCTGACTTATTTGGAGTTCTTGAATCTATCTTACAACATGCTTGATGGAAAAGTACCCCACGGAGGGCAGTTTCTGACCTTTGGGGAGTCATCCTACTTAGGCAATCCTAAGCTAAGTGAGATTCCATTTACCAATACAACAGTCTGCAACAACTCTTCTGGATATGACAACTGCACAAGTATTGAGACAATTGGTGTAGAAAATTCAGATGCTGAAATGAAAGGGTGGGCCATCGGACTTGGATTGAGTTATAGTTTGGGATTCTCTATTGTGATTGGAATATTGTGTTTCAATAACAGGATAAGAAAGAGAGTCTTCAATTTGTATGATGATGCAGTTTTAGCTGTTGATCGGTGTATAACAGGGAATAAGTGA